In the genome of Aureimonas sp. OT7, one region contains:
- a CDS encoding alpha-N-arabinofuranosidase produces the protein MKAYAIANTDFVVSKIDDRLYGAFLEHLGRAIYEGIYEPDHPTADADGMRGDVAELVRNLNCPVVRYPGGNFVSAYNWEDGVGPRENRPVRLDLAWHTAESNAVGIHEFADWCATVGTEMMLAVNLGSRGVDEARNFLEYCNHPGGTYWSDLRIKNGRAEPWNVKMWCLGNEMDGPWQVGHKDADEYGRLAANTARAMRMFDSSLELIVCGSSHSDMPTFPDWERIVLEHTYDHVDYVSLHMYFRNPESDTANYLALSEKLDRYIETVASTIRQVKHKKRSKRDVRICFDEWNVWYHSMQQDRAIRDGHHGWPHAPALLEDIYNFEDVLMVGLVINTFIRRSDVVRIACIAQLVNVIAPIMTEKGGPAWAQTIYYPYYFASVYGRGVALQMPVRSPSYESKHAAETPYVDIAGVHDEDGGTLTFFIVNRNPDEAIDTTIDLQGFTGREIIDHQVMTHPDLRAINTAENPMEVAPRKGAGALLGSKGLSLSLPPYSYQMVRLSI, from the coding sequence ATGAAAGCCTATGCCATCGCCAATACGGATTTCGTCGTTTCGAAGATCGACGACCGCCTGTATGGCGCGTTTCTCGAACATTTGGGACGCGCGATCTATGAGGGAATCTACGAGCCCGACCATCCGACTGCGGATGCCGATGGCATGCGCGGCGATGTCGCTGAACTGGTTCGCAACCTGAATTGTCCTGTCGTGCGCTACCCCGGCGGCAATTTCGTGTCCGCTTACAATTGGGAAGATGGCGTCGGTCCGCGTGAGAACAGGCCGGTACGGCTCGACCTTGCCTGGCATACGGCTGAAAGCAACGCAGTCGGAATCCATGAATTCGCCGACTGGTGCGCGACCGTCGGGACCGAGATGATGCTGGCCGTCAATCTCGGCTCACGCGGTGTCGACGAGGCCCGCAACTTCCTGGAATACTGCAACCATCCAGGCGGCACCTACTGGAGCGACTTGCGCATCAAGAACGGACGTGCCGAGCCGTGGAACGTCAAGATGTGGTGCCTCGGCAACGAAATGGACGGCCCCTGGCAGGTCGGCCACAAGGATGCCGACGAATATGGCCGGCTGGCCGCCAACACGGCGCGGGCGATGCGCATGTTCGACAGCTCGCTCGAGCTGATCGTCTGCGGGTCGTCACATTCGGATATGCCGACCTTTCCCGACTGGGAGCGGATCGTACTCGAGCATACCTATGATCATGTCGATTATGTCAGCCTGCACATGTATTTCCGCAACCCGGAAAGCGATACGGCCAACTACCTCGCCTTGAGCGAAAAGCTGGATCGCTACATCGAAACGGTTGCCTCCACCATCCGGCAGGTCAAGCACAAGAAGCGCTCGAAGCGCGATGTGCGCATCTGCTTCGACGAGTGGAATGTCTGGTACCATTCCATGCAGCAGGACCGCGCCATCCGCGACGGACATCATGGTTGGCCGCATGCGCCGGCGCTACTGGAAGATATCTACAATTTCGAAGACGTGCTGATGGTTGGGCTGGTGATCAACACCTTCATCCGCCGGTCGGACGTCGTGCGCATCGCCTGCATCGCCCAGCTCGTCAACGTGATCGCCCCGATCATGACGGAAAAGGGCGGCCCGGCCTGGGCGCAGACGATCTACTATCCGTATTATTTCGCGTCCGTATACGGCCGGGGCGTGGCGTTGCAGATGCCTGTGCGCTCGCCTTCCTATGAAAGCAAGCATGCGGCCGAGACGCCGTACGTGGATATCGCCGGCGTGCATGACGAAGATGGAGGTACGCTGACCTTCTTCATCGTCAACCGCAACCCGGACGAGGCGATCGACACCACCATCGACCTACAGGGCTTTACCGGGCGCGAAATCATCGATCACCAGGTTATGACGCATCCGGATCTCCGGGCAATCAACACAGCGGAAAACCCCATGGAAGTGGCGCCGCGCAAAGGGGCAGGGGCGCTACTTGGAAGTAAGGGACTGTCGCTCTCGCTGCCTCCCTATTCCTACCAGATGGTTCGCCTTTCCATTTAG
- a CDS encoding ABC transporter substrate-binding protein has translation MRRREFLTGTASGALLVATGGWSWAQDAAAPTLGDIPRERTIIIQNPESAIRNPGWFNIWVNAGGGIMNGLQQLAMDTLWYIDPDAGIEGQIDDGIYHSLAAGPWEYSDDFKRMTVRLRDNLLWSDGTPFTADDVVYTVTKQIETPGMIWSSTFSTQVDSVTAQDPATVVFELKEPNSRFHAIFSVRWGACWIMPKHVFEGVDDVLNFPFNPPVSIGAYTLDSFDPNGTWFIWNKRSDWDRTSLGVVGEPAPERAIYRNNISIDNRLIEMRNGNLDMIHDLTPEGAFSIIQQDPQTQGWFKGFPYAHPDPTLIHAMFNQQGMPIFQDKRVRWALALMLDARAMSMASYRGAATLSAIAVPPTGTHPRDYHEPLQQYLMDYELDLGARKIKPYDAAVPLQIADMVRGQFGDGVPSDEAEVRRAFGYGWWKQDIEAATELLTAAGLTQSGRQWLLPDGQPFRFSLMMPTDGVVNRLGSLMAQLWSQQGIQVTPEPAPDVRERLTAGDYVACVRWAVETYGGHPDLSFFLDSYHSDFVSQRGTAQPPRNLMRYSTPRQDEIIEEIRRIDFSDPRTLELGHEFVKYYIDEMPIIPIMAYNVFAIQSNRYWTGWPSADQPYANPVTNWGNSRYVLTQIRPAG, from the coding sequence ATGCGCAGGCGAGAGTTTCTGACGGGCACGGCATCCGGCGCCCTTCTGGTTGCAACCGGCGGGTGGAGCTGGGCGCAGGATGCCGCCGCACCCACGCTGGGCGATATTCCGCGCGAGCGAACGATCATTATTCAGAACCCTGAATCAGCCATCCGCAACCCGGGGTGGTTCAATATCTGGGTGAATGCCGGAGGCGGCATTATGAACGGGCTTCAGCAGCTCGCGATGGACACGCTATGGTACATCGACCCGGATGCGGGCATCGAGGGGCAGATCGACGACGGCATCTACCATTCGCTGGCGGCCGGCCCCTGGGAATATTCGGACGACTTCAAGCGCATGACCGTACGCCTGCGCGACAATCTGCTCTGGAGCGACGGCACGCCGTTCACGGCCGACGACGTTGTCTATACCGTCACCAAACAGATCGAAACGCCGGGCATGATCTGGTCCAGCACCTTCTCGACGCAGGTGGATTCCGTCACGGCACAGGATCCGGCAACGGTCGTATTCGAGCTGAAAGAGCCGAATTCCCGCTTCCACGCCATCTTCTCGGTGCGCTGGGGCGCCTGCTGGATCATGCCGAAGCATGTGTTCGAGGGCGTCGACGACGTCCTGAACTTCCCGTTCAACCCGCCTGTGTCCATCGGCGCCTATACGCTCGACAGCTTCGACCCCAACGGCACCTGGTTCATCTGGAACAAGCGGTCGGACTGGGATCGCACCTCGCTTGGCGTCGTCGGCGAGCCCGCTCCGGAAAGGGCGATCTATCGCAACAACATCTCTATCGACAACCGCCTGATCGAGATGCGCAACGGCAATCTCGACATGATCCACGATCTGACGCCGGAAGGCGCCTTCTCGATCATCCAGCAGGATCCGCAGACCCAAGGGTGGTTCAAGGGCTTCCCTTATGCCCATCCGGACCCCACCCTGATCCACGCCATGTTCAACCAGCAGGGTATGCCGATCTTTCAGGACAAGCGAGTGCGCTGGGCACTGGCCCTCATGTTGGATGCGCGTGCAATGAGCATGGCCAGCTATCGCGGGGCAGCCACGCTTTCGGCGATCGCCGTCCCGCCGACCGGTACGCATCCGCGCGACTATCACGAGCCACTGCAGCAATATCTTATGGATTACGAGCTCGATCTCGGCGCACGCAAGATCAAGCCGTATGACGCGGCGGTGCCGCTGCAGATCGCGGATATGGTGCGTGGCCAGTTCGGAGACGGCGTTCCGAGCGACGAGGCGGAGGTGCGGCGCGCCTTCGGCTATGGCTGGTGGAAGCAGGATATCGAGGCGGCTACGGAGCTTCTGACGGCAGCCGGGCTGACGCAGTCGGGCCGCCAGTGGCTTCTGCCCGACGGGCAGCCGTTTCGCTTCAGCCTGATGATGCCAACGGACGGCGTCGTCAACCGCCTTGGCAGCCTGATGGCGCAGTTGTGGTCGCAGCAGGGAATTCAGGTGACGCCCGAGCCGGCACCCGACGTTCGCGAGCGGCTGACCGCCGGCGACTACGTCGCCTGCGTCCGCTGGGCCGTGGAAACATACGGTGGCCACCCGGATCTCAGCTTCTTTCTCGACAGCTATCACTCGGACTTCGTTTCGCAGCGGGGCACGGCGCAGCCGCCGCGCAATCTTATGCGCTACAGCACCCCGAGGCAGGACGAGATCATCGAGGAGATTCGGCGGATCGACTTTTCCGACCCGAGGACGCTGGAGCTGGGGCACGAATTCGTCAAATACTATATCGACGAAATGCCGATCATTCCGATCATGGCGTACAACGTTTTCGCCATCCAATCGAACCGGTACTGGACCGGGTGGCCGAGCGCCGACCAGCCTTACGCCAACCCCGTCACCAACTGGGGCAACAGCCGGTATGTCCTGACCCAGATCCGGCCGGCAGGCTGA
- a CDS encoding ABC transporter permease: MNPYLRFVAGRLLLLFAVIFFGVSAAFFITHLSPIDPVETALGRIINQANFSPDAVEQMRATLTDLYGRDASPVQQYITFWKRVFVGDLGPSIIAFPTPAMTLVWQALPWTFCLLFVSTLITFAIGNILGGMAGYRQNNAILKALGMLAVTLQPIPYYVVAFILLLIFGFVWPVLPISGGFGMNVSPGLNWAFASSVFLHSLLPAISLVLVGFGSWFLGMRALVSNIVTEDYVTYAELAGVRRPRIIRSYVMRNALVPQITGLAMALGTVFSGTIITEQVFNYPGLGSLLIDAVFGGDYSVVLAVSTVSIVAVATTIFIVDLLYPLLDPRIRTE, from the coding sequence ATGAATCCTTACCTTCGCTTTGTGGCCGGCCGTCTGCTTCTTCTGTTCGCGGTCATCTTCTTCGGCGTATCGGCGGCGTTCTTCATTACCCACCTGTCGCCGATCGACCCGGTCGAGACAGCGCTCGGGCGCATCATCAATCAGGCGAATTTCAGTCCTGATGCCGTTGAGCAGATGCGCGCCACGCTGACGGACCTCTACGGGCGCGACGCATCGCCGGTCCAGCAATACATAACCTTCTGGAAGCGCGTCTTCGTGGGCGATCTCGGTCCCTCCATCATTGCGTTTCCGACGCCAGCCATGACGCTGGTCTGGCAGGCGTTGCCCTGGACGTTCTGCCTGCTCTTCGTATCGACGCTTATCACCTTCGCCATCGGCAATATCCTGGGCGGCATGGCCGGCTACCGGCAAAACAATGCGATCCTCAAGGCGCTCGGAATGCTGGCCGTAACCCTGCAGCCGATACCCTATTACGTGGTTGCCTTCATTCTGCTTCTGATCTTCGGCTTCGTCTGGCCGGTCCTGCCGATTTCCGGTGGCTTCGGCATGAATGTATCGCCGGGTTTGAACTGGGCGTTCGCCTCGTCCGTCTTTCTGCATTCGCTGCTGCCCGCCATCTCGCTGGTGCTTGTGGGGTTCGGCAGCTGGTTCCTTGGCATGCGGGCCCTGGTTTCGAACATCGTGACGGAGGATTACGTCACCTATGCCGAGCTGGCAGGCGTGCGCCGTCCGCGCATCATTCGCTCCTACGTCATGCGCAACGCGCTCGTGCCGCAGATCACCGGCCTTGCGATGGCGCTCGGCACCGTCTTTTCCGGCACCATCATCACCGAGCAGGTCTTCAACTATCCGGGTCTCGGCTCGCTGCTGATCGATGCCGTGTTCGGCGGTGACTACTCGGTGGTCCTGGCGGTTTCCACCGTGTCCATCGTTGCGGTGGCAACGACGATCTTCATCGTCGATCTGCTGTATCCGCTGCTCGATCCTCGCATTCGCACGGAGTGA
- a CDS encoding ABC transporter permease yields MFAVLRDLIRYNIEFAFGLLLLGAIILFSAASLFSPNDPAMLYTVIPDQPPSWEHWFGTNSRGQDLFWQLSFAFRNSLIFGFTVALISRIISICVGLASGYLGGWVDRALMFVNDIFLALPIFPVLVLFYFVLRDSMDSFTLALLMACFGWPYDARLIRSVAIGLKHREFTRHAVFSGMSTPRVLAQEHLPYVMPIVFSTFMNNMLWSIGLEVTLAVLGFTNINEPTIGTVIYWANSHSAMVVGVWWWLVIPIILVMMTFLGLFLLAVSTNEYIDPRSRLRRMGG; encoded by the coding sequence ATGTTCGCTGTCCTGCGCGACCTCATCCGATACAATATCGAATTTGCGTTCGGTCTTCTTCTGCTGGGCGCCATCATCCTCTTCTCGGCCGCCAGCCTGTTTTCGCCCAATGATCCGGCGATGCTCTATACGGTTATCCCCGATCAGCCGCCCTCATGGGAGCATTGGTTCGGCACCAATTCACGCGGTCAGGATCTGTTTTGGCAACTGTCGTTCGCGTTCCGCAACAGCCTGATCTTCGGCTTCACCGTGGCGCTTATCAGCCGGATCATATCCATCTGCGTCGGGCTTGCATCCGGCTATCTCGGCGGCTGGGTGGACCGGGCCCTGATGTTCGTCAACGATATCTTCCTTGCTCTGCCGATCTTTCCGGTGCTCGTACTGTTCTACTTCGTCCTGCGCGACAGCATGGACAGCTTCACCCTTGCACTGCTGATGGCCTGTTTCGGCTGGCCCTACGATGCGCGGCTGATCCGCTCCGTCGCGATCGGCCTCAAACACCGCGAGTTCACGCGGCATGCCGTGTTTTCTGGCATGTCGACACCCCGCGTGCTGGCGCAGGAGCATTTGCCCTACGTCATGCCGATCGTGTTTTCGACCTTCATGAACAACATGCTCTGGTCGATCGGGTTGGAGGTTACGTTGGCGGTGCTTGGCTTCACCAATATCAACGAACCGACGATCGGTACGGTGATCTATTGGGCCAACTCGCATTCGGCCATGGTCGTGGGCGTGTGGTGGTGGCTCGTCATCCCGATCATTCTGGTGATGATGACCTTCCTTGGCCTGTTTCTGCTGGCGGTCAGCACCAACGAATATATCGATCCGCGAAGCCGGCTGCGCAGGATGGGGGGCTGA
- a CDS encoding ABC transporter ATP-binding protein: MSENILTVEGLKAYYQMGYFGVNREVRAVDGLTMAVRRNEVYGIAGESSSGKSSLLKVLAAAIRPPMRVVDGTVAYDFGDMCIDLTKASPEQVDAIRWKRLSYIMQGSMSVLNPVRRIGKTFEDFASRPLGLKGEPFRTRVTEHLAMLGLGPDVLRAFPHELSGGMRQRVTIGLATVCHPQFILADEPTTALDVVVQKEVLSLIRDLRKAMGASVIFVTHDMSVHANIADRVGIVYAGKLVEDGPTRDMFFAPKHPYTAHLVASLPRIGDTSQRPSLEGRPPNLSNPPSGCRFHPRCPLAVEKCRSSVPPLETVARDHRTACWRWQDVKPLVGSAHRAGVSA, encoded by the coding sequence ATGAGCGAGAATATCCTGACGGTGGAGGGCCTCAAGGCCTATTATCAGATGGGCTATTTCGGCGTGAACCGCGAGGTCCGCGCGGTCGACGGCCTGACGATGGCCGTGCGCCGCAACGAGGTTTACGGCATCGCGGGCGAAAGCTCGTCCGGCAAGTCGAGCCTGTTGAAGGTGCTGGCGGCCGCGATACGCCCACCCATGCGGGTTGTGGACGGTACGGTCGCCTATGATTTCGGCGATATGTGCATCGACCTGACGAAGGCATCGCCCGAACAGGTGGACGCCATCCGGTGGAAGCGCCTGTCCTACATCATGCAAGGCTCGATGAGCGTGCTCAATCCCGTAAGGCGCATCGGCAAGACCTTCGAGGATTTCGCCAGCCGGCCGCTCGGTCTGAAGGGTGAGCCATTCAGGACGCGCGTCACGGAGCATCTGGCGATGCTTGGCCTGGGGCCGGATGTTCTGCGGGCCTTTCCGCACGAACTGTCCGGCGGCATGCGCCAGCGCGTCACGATCGGGCTGGCGACGGTGTGCCACCCGCAGTTCATTCTGGCCGACGAGCCGACGACGGCTCTCGATGTCGTCGTTCAGAAGGAAGTGCTTAGCCTCATCCGGGACTTGCGCAAGGCCATGGGCGCATCGGTGATCTTCGTGACGCACGATATGAGCGTTCATGCCAATATCGCCGACAGGGTGGGCATCGTCTACGCCGGCAAGCTGGTCGAGGACGGCCCGACGCGGGACATGTTCTTCGCACCCAAACACCCCTATACCGCGCATCTGGTGGCCAGCCTGCCGCGGATCGGCGACACGTCGCAGCGACCCTCGCTGGAGGGCCGGCCGCCCAACCTTTCCAATCCGCCGAGCGGCTGCCGCTTTCATCCGCGCTGCCCTCTGGCCGTAGAAAAATGCCGCAGCAGCGTGCCGCCCCTCGAAACGGTGGCGCGCGACCACAGAACGGCCTGCTGGCGCTGGCAGGATGTGAAGCCACTGGTCGGGAGCGCCCATCGCGCGGGGGTCTCGGCATGA
- a CDS encoding ABC transporter ATP-binding protein: MTTLLDVAGVYKRFSTGGLLARRIVNAVNDASFSLSADKPEIFTIIGESGSGKTTLARMILGLEDVTEGEIRVRGERVSRKDGRRKRLEYMSHVQPVFQNPFEAFNPLKRVDRYLESTARRFLKTRDRKVIAQASDTALQKVGLSLAEIGGRFPHEMSGGQLQRTAIARALIPNPRLLIADEPVSMVDASLRMSIVNLLRSLRDDHGVSVIYITHDLATAYYISDRLMIMQRGRIVEMGPARAVLDAPEHAYSRLLKDSVLSTEDAGEGRLDTNRAAIREVTALAGRPSRLMEQPDGRLLRVYDNNEN; the protein is encoded by the coding sequence ATGACCACTTTGCTCGATGTTGCCGGCGTCTACAAACGCTTCTCCACCGGCGGCCTGCTGGCGCGCCGTATCGTCAACGCGGTGAACGATGCGTCGTTCTCGTTGAGCGCCGACAAGCCTGAGATCTTCACGATCATCGGGGAAAGCGGTTCCGGAAAAACGACGCTGGCGCGGATGATCCTTGGTCTCGAAGACGTGACCGAAGGGGAAATCCGCGTTCGCGGAGAGCGTGTCAGCCGCAAGGACGGGCGGCGCAAGCGGCTGGAGTACATGTCGCATGTTCAGCCCGTGTTCCAGAACCCGTTCGAGGCGTTCAACCCGCTGAAACGCGTGGATCGCTATCTTGAAAGCACCGCGCGCCGCTTCCTGAAGACGAGGGACCGCAAGGTGATCGCACAAGCAAGCGATACCGCCCTGCAAAAGGTGGGTCTGAGCCTGGCCGAGATCGGTGGCCGCTTCCCTCATGAAATGAGCGGCGGCCAGTTGCAGCGCACGGCCATCGCCCGGGCGCTGATCCCCAACCCGCGCCTGCTGATTGCCGACGAGCCAGTGTCGATGGTGGATGCGTCGCTTCGGATGAGCATCGTCAACCTGCTGCGAAGCCTGCGGGACGATCATGGCGTATCGGTCATCTACATCACGCACGATCTGGCGACCGCCTACTACATCTCAGACCGGCTGATGATCATGCAACGGGGCCGCATCGTGGAGATGGGGCCGGCGCGCGCCGTTCTGGATGCTCCCGAACATGCCTACTCGCGCCTGTTGAAAGACAGCGTTCTTTCGACGGAAGACGCGGGCGAAGGGCGGCTCGACACAAACCGTGCGGCAATCCGTGAGGTGACGGCGCTGGCCGGGCGCCCGAGTCGTTTAATGGAGCAGCCGGACGGCCGCCTGCTTCGCGTCTACGACAACAACGAAAACTAG
- a CDS encoding family 43 glycosylhydrolase, which produces MFYTNRRPSVAGGKKWIHGTEIGVAVSPDDGASWHYRGTVDGLDNPAHPGRNTKWAPEIIRDGDVYHMYLTYIEGSPDSTTAGHDRSIIHLTSPDLARWTRHGSVELSSNRVIDACIFHCPDGLWRMWYKDEADGSSTWSATSRDLFSWTVEGRVIAGLPNAAPHEGPNVFKLGGWYWMIVDEWRGQAVYRSDDCLKWHRQGMIGDLPGADSGDRRYVRHADVEAFDGHAALFYFTHPEWDELVQATGPQTVAARRTAIHHARLTVEEGRLFMERDIEGSHPILRPKKGS; this is translated from the coding sequence ATGTTCTACACCAACCGCCGCCCCTCGGTGGCAGGTGGAAAAAAGTGGATTCACGGCACGGAGATCGGGGTGGCGGTGTCGCCCGACGATGGCGCGTCATGGCATTATCGCGGCACGGTCGACGGTCTCGACAATCCTGCCCATCCGGGCCGGAACACCAAATGGGCGCCCGAAATCATCCGCGACGGCGACGTCTATCATATGTACCTGACCTATATCGAAGGCTCACCCGACTCCACGACCGCCGGCCATGACCGCTCAATCATCCATCTGACCAGTCCCGACCTTGCGCGTTGGACACGCCATGGTTCGGTCGAGCTGTCCAGCAACCGGGTTATCGACGCCTGCATCTTCCATTGCCCCGATGGCCTCTGGCGCATGTGGTACAAGGATGAAGCAGACGGCTCCAGCACCTGGAGCGCTACCAGCCGCGATCTGTTTTCATGGACGGTCGAGGGCAGGGTGATCGCCGGGCTGCCGAACGCTGCGCCTCATGAAGGGCCGAATGTCTTTAAGCTCGGCGGTTGGTACTGGATGATCGTCGACGAATGGCGAGGGCAGGCCGTCTACCGATCCGATGATTGCCTCAAGTGGCATAGGCAGGGCATGATCGGAGATCTGCCAGGTGCCGATTCCGGCGACCGACGCTATGTGCGTCATGCCGATGTCGAGGCCTTCGACGGTCATGCGGCGCTCTTTTACTTTACACACCCGGAATGGGACGAACTGGTACAGGCGACCGGCCCGCAAACCGTTGCGGCGCGCCGGACTGCCATCCATCACGCGCGCCTGACAGTTGAGGAGGGTAGGCTTTTCATGGAACGTGACATTGAAGGGAGCCATCCGATCCTTCGTCCAAAGAAGGGATCTTAA
- the mnhG gene encoding monovalent cation/H(+) antiporter subunit G, producing MRLRGLPGTETLMSALLLLFAVVFKLISVAFIFAAALGLIRFRDPFQRMHAATKAGTVGAIFAILGTICSMQGVGPTIIGAFVIAFLLLTVPIAGHLLGRAAYTSGEKIDGLLGDDALSSVIERQGSSLEERIAVERER from the coding sequence ATGCGCCTTCGCGGCCTTCCTGGAACGGAGACTTTGATGAGCGCACTGCTTCTCCTCTTTGCCGTCGTCTTCAAGCTGATCAGCGTCGCCTTCATCTTCGCGGCCGCCCTTGGCCTTATCCGCTTTCGCGATCCATTCCAGCGCATGCATGCCGCAACCAAGGCGGGCACGGTCGGCGCAATCTTCGCGATCCTCGGAACCATATGCTCGATGCAAGGTGTCGGTCCAACAATTATTGGTGCCTTTGTCATAGCCTTCCTGTTGCTGACCGTTCCAATTGCAGGCCATCTGCTCGGCCGCGCGGCCTACACGTCGGGCGAGAAGATCGATGGACTCCTAGGCGATGACGCACTTTCCAGCGTGATCGAGCGGCAGGGATCCTCACTTGAGGAACGGATCGCAGTCGAACGGGAGCGCTAG
- a CDS encoding monovalent cation/H+ antiporter complex subunit F yields MIEQLDHILSIVNATLVALLVVPLAMTFWRMARGPGFADRFIAIDMLTGIAITLAALTADLTGRREFLDVAVGVALISFVATCAFAAFLERRL; encoded by the coding sequence ATGATCGAACAGCTCGATCACATACTCAGTATAGTAAACGCCACGCTCGTCGCATTGCTGGTGGTTCCGCTGGCCATGACCTTCTGGCGCATGGCGCGCGGTCCCGGCTTTGCAGACCGGTTCATCGCTATCGATATGCTAACGGGCATTGCTATCACCCTTGCGGCCCTGACGGCCGATCTGACGGGCCGCCGCGAATTCTTGGATGTAGCAGTCGGCGTCGCGCTCATCTCCTTCGTGGCGACATGCGCCTTCGCGGCCTTCCTGGAACGGAGACTTTGA
- a CDS encoding Na+/H+ antiporter subunit E — protein MANSLVSRIAAGSELFIVFFRELITSSWAVARAAFARDPATRSAIVAVPITLKTDLGIATLANMITLTPGTCSLHVSDDRKWIYVHALDAPDPEGLVSGIVSTFEARIRRVEL, from the coding sequence ATGGCAAACTCGCTCGTCTCGCGCATCGCCGCCGGCTCGGAACTTTTCATCGTCTTCTTCCGGGAACTGATCACGTCGTCATGGGCGGTCGCACGCGCCGCCTTTGCGCGAGACCCGGCAACGCGCTCGGCGATCGTGGCCGTGCCCATCACGCTGAAGACGGACCTCGGCATCGCAACGCTGGCCAACATGATCACCCTGACGCCGGGCACCTGCTCGCTGCATGTCAGCGATGACCGCAAATGGATCTACGTCCATGCGCTCGATGCGCCGGACCCGGAGGGTCTCGTCAGCGGCATCGTTTCGACTTTTGAGGCGCGGATACGGAGGGTGGAACTATGA
- a CDS encoding Na+/H+ antiporter subunit D, which produces MGGMMMTNAVLWPVLAPVLAAGLTALLWNFRKAQRIVSLLGTLATFLAGLYLLRRVDMDGVVAVQFGTWAAPFGISFVADRLAAAMAAITGLMALATMIFGTADIRQREERAGFHPLFNGMLAGVNGAFLTGDIFNLYVWFEIMLITAMGLLAIGRTRAQLDGVFKYAVLNLLSTLLFLMAVGMLYGVSGSLNMADIALKLRGAEPSLTLVIVGVLLFCGFGIKAGYFPLFFWLPASYHTASITVAAIFAGLLTKVGVYACFRVFTLILPMETSGLGPVIAVIAAGTMVFGVFGAAVQWDVRRILSFHIVSQIGYMLLGLALATPAALAGGIFYIVHHIVVKANLFLIAGAIHRGSGSFDLRRSGGLLAAHPILAVLFLIPALSLGGIPPLSGFWAKFMVIDATFSAERWWLAGLGLFVGLLTLYSMSKIWAEGFWKPAPQWQKRRRAVPAPFYAAIMLLAALTVTIGLFAQPFVAFAEAAAQQLVDPTQYIETVLGMRIG; this is translated from the coding sequence ATGGGGGGCATGATGATGACGAACGCCGTCCTCTGGCCGGTCCTGGCGCCAGTGCTGGCCGCTGGCCTGACGGCGCTTCTGTGGAATTTCCGCAAGGCGCAGCGGATCGTTTCCCTGCTGGGCACGCTGGCGACGTTCCTCGCCGGTCTTTACCTGTTGCGGCGGGTGGATATGGATGGCGTCGTGGCCGTCCAGTTCGGTACCTGGGCAGCACCCTTCGGGATCAGCTTCGTGGCGGATCGGCTGGCCGCCGCCATGGCCGCCATCACCGGCCTCATGGCCCTCGCAACGATGATCTTCGGAACGGCCGACATCCGGCAGCGGGAAGAACGCGCCGGCTTCCACCCGCTCTTTAACGGGATGCTGGCGGGCGTCAACGGCGCCTTCCTGACGGGGGATATCTTCAATCTCTATGTTTGGTTCGAGATCATGCTCATCACGGCGATGGGCCTGCTCGCGATCGGCCGGACCCGCGCCCAGCTCGACGGCGTCTTCAAGTATGCCGTGCTGAACCTTTTGTCGACGCTCCTGTTCCTGATGGCCGTCGGTATGCTCTACGGCGTTTCCGGCTCGCTCAACATGGCCGATATCGCCCTGAAGCTGCGCGGCGCGGAACCCTCCCTGACGCTCGTCATCGTGGGCGTCCTCCTGTTCTGCGGCTTCGGCATCAAGGCGGGCTACTTCCCGCTGTTCTTCTGGCTTCCGGCCTCCTACCACACGGCGTCGATTACAGTGGCAGCCATCTTCGCCGGCCTTCTGACGAAGGTGGGCGTCTATGCCTGCTTCCGGGTCTTCACCCTGATTCTGCCCATGGAGACCTCTGGCCTCGGACCGGTGATAGCGGTGATCGCGGCCGGCACCATGGTGTTCGGCGTATTCGGGGCCGCGGTGCAATGGGATGTGAGGCGGATCCTGTCCTTCCACATTGTCAGTCAGATCGGATACATGCTCCTGGGCCTAGCTCTCGCGACACCCGCAGCGCTGGCGGGCGGCATCTTCTATATCGTCCACCACATCGTCGTGAAGGCGAACCTGTTCCTGATCGCCGGCGCCATCCATCGCGGCTCGGGCAGTTTCGATTTGCGCAGGAGCGGCGGCCTCCTGGCGGCCCACCCCATCCTGGCCGTCCTGTTCCTGATTCCCGCTTTGTCGCTGGGAGGCATTCCGCCCTTGTCGGGCTTCTGGGCCAAGTTCATGGTCATCGACGCTACGTTCAGCGCGGAGCGCTGGTGGCTTGCGGGCCTTGGGCTCTTCGTCGGCCTGCTCACCCTCTATTCGATGAGCAAGATTTGGGCCGAAGGCTTCTGGAAGCCCGCACCGCAGTGGCAGAAGCGCAGGCGCGCAGTTCCGGCGCCCTTCTACGCCGCGATCATGCTGCTGGCAGCCCTGACGGTCACCATCGGGCTCTTCGCGCAGCCATTCGTGGCCTTTGCCGAAGCGGCCGCCCAGCAGTTGGTGGACCCCACCCAGTACATCGAAACAGTGTTGGGCATGAGGATCGGCTGA